The window ACCAGGCCGGCTTCGAATGGGTCATCACCGACGACGCCAGCAACAACGTGTTCGGCTGGATCCGCAAGGGCAATGATGCGCGCGCCCGCTGCCTCGTGGTCCTGAACTTCTCGCCCAACGTCTACCGCAACTATCGCGTCCGGGTGCCGTTCGCGGGCAAGTGGCACGAGGTGTTCAACTCGGATTCCTCCCATTACGGCGGCACCAATGTCGGCAATATCGGCGAGGTCTGTGCCTCGGAGGGCGCCACGCCCGAGCTGAGCCTGACCATTCCGCCGCTGGCTGCGATCTTTCTCGTACCGGAAAGCTGATCCATGCGACTGACCGGGGGTACGTCCGCACGGCTCGGTGCAAGCTGGGACGGCAGAGGCACCAATTTTGCGTTGTTCTCGGCGAATGCGGAGAAGGTGGAGCTGTGCCTGTTCGACGGCCAGGGCCGCCGCGAGCTCGAGCGGATCGAGATGCCGGAGCGCACCGAGGACGTCTGGCATTGCTATCTCAACGACGTCTCGCCCGGCCAGCTCTACGGTTATCGCGTCTACGGGCCCTACGCGCCGGAGCGCGGCCACCGCTTCAACGCCAACAAGCTATTGCTCGATCCCTATGCCAAGCGGCTCGCCGGCCGGCTGGTGTGGAGCGATGCGCATTTCGGGTATCGTACCGGCAGCGCGCGCGAGGACCTTTCGTTCGACCGGCGCGACAATGCCCGCGGCATGCCGAAGGCGGTCGTGGTCGACGAGACCTTCAACTGGGGCCGCCGCGAGATCCGGCCGCAGGTTCCCTGGCAAGACACCATCATTTATGAAGCCCACGTCAAGGGCCTGACGCAGAAGCGCGAGGACGTGCCGCCGAACCTGCGCGGCACCTATGGCGGCCTGTCGTCGCCGGCGATGATCGACCACCTCAAGCGGCTCGGCGTCACCACCATCGAGCTGTTGCCGATCCACGGCCTGATCGACGACCGTGTCCTGGTCGAGAAGAAGCTTTCGAATTACTGGGGCTACAATACCATTGCCTTCTTCGCGCCGGAGGCGCGCTACGCCCAGGACAATGCGCTGGACTCGTTTCGCACCACGGTGGCGCGGCTGCACGATGCCGGCATCGAGGTGCTGCTCGACGTCGTCTACAACCACACCGCCGAGGGCAACCACATGGGCCCGACGCTGTGCTTCCGCGGCATCGACAATGCCTCCTACTACTGGCTGAACCGCGAGAACCCGCGCTTCTACGACGACTTCACCGGCTGCGGCAGCTCGGTCAACCTCACCCATCCGCGCGTGCTGCAGATGGTGATGGATTCGCTGCGCTACTGGGTCGAGGTCTGCCATGTCGACGGCTTCCGCTTCGATCTCGCCACGACCTTGGCGCGCGGACCCAACGGGTTCGATCGCAATCATCCCTTCCTCACCGCGATCCGCCAGGACCCGGTGCTGGCAACCGCCAAGATGGTCGCCGAGCCCTGGGACCTCGGTCTCGGCGGCTACCAGGTCGGCGCGTTTCCATCGCAATGGTCGGAATGGAATGACCGTTATCGCAGCGCGATGCGGCGCTACTGGAGCGGCGAAGGCAGCCTGATCGGCGACATCTCAGGCCGCATGACCGCGTCCTCGGATCTATTTCACCACGACAACCGCGCGACCCGCGCCAGCGTCAATCACATCACGGTGCATGACGGCTTCACGCTCGCCGATCTCTTCAGCTACAACGAGAAGCACAATGAGGCCAATGGCGAGGACAATCGCGACGGCTCGAACGACAATCACAGCAACAATTGCGGCCATGAAGGCCCGACCGATGATCCCGCGATCATCGCTCTGCGCCGCCAGCTCAGGAAGAACGCACTGGCCTGCCTGCTGCTCGCGCAGGGCACGCCGCTGATCCTTGCCGGCGACGAGGTCGCCAACACGCAAGCCGGCAACAACAACGCCTATTGCCAGGACAACGAAACAGGCTGGATCGGCTGGGAGAACCTCGGCACGGACGACGACGCCGTCGCCTTCATCGGTCATCTCACCGCGCTGCGCCAGCGCTTCGGCCAGATCCGCTGCCAGAGCTGGCTCGACGGCCGCCGCGCCGACGGCAGCTATGGTGTGATCTGGCTGACGCCGGCTGCAGAGGAAATGAAGGAGTCCGACTGGAAATTCCCGGAAAGCCGGTTCCTCGCCTACGTGCTGGGGCCGATGGAACAAGGCCAGGCGCCGATCTTTGTCGTGCTGAATGCCGCGCCGCAGGAGATCGTGTTCAGGATGCCGAGGATCGCGGAATACAGGAGCTGGCAGCAGGTCTTGAATACGACCAAGGCAGAACAGACGGCCGAGCAATTTGCGGCCGGCGCCGACACCACGGCACCGCCACGCTCGGTCCTGGCATTCGCAGGCTCCGCATGAGTGCGCAGCATTTCGGACCCGAACCGACCGCGGACGGCACGCGCTTCCGGCTCTGGGCGCCGGCGGCGAAGCGTGTCGATCTCCTGCTCGACAAGCCGCATACGCAAAGCCGCGATGCGCATTCGCTCACGCGCGATGCCGCCGGCTGGTATATCGCCGAGATCGCGGGCGCACGCGCCGGCACGCGTTACAAATTCCGCATCGATAACGACGTCGACGTGCCGGATCCGGCCTCCGCGTTCCAGCCGGACGACGTGTCCGGCCCGAGCGACGTGATCGATCACTCAGCCTTCAAATGGCGCGCGACGGAATGGCGCGGCCGGCCCTGGCACGAAGCCGTCATCCTCGAGGCCCATGTCGGGAGCTTCACGCCGGAGGGCACCTACCGCGCCATGATCGACAAGCTCGATCATCTGGTGGCAACCGGCATCACCGCGCTCGAACTGATGCCGCTGGCGGATTTCGCAGGCAAGCGCAACTGGGGCTATGACGGCGTGCTGTGGTATGCGCCCGACAGTGCCTACGGCCGCCCCGAGGACCTCAAGACCCTGATCGACGAAGCGCATCTGCGCGGGCTGATGGTGATGCTCGACGTGGTCTACAACCATTTCGGGCCGGAGGGGAATTATCTCGGCCGCTACGCGCCCTCCTTCTTCAGCGACGCGCATACGCCATGGGGCAGCGCGATCGATTATCGCGTACCCGAGGTGCGCGCGTTTGCGATCGGCAGCGTGGTCAACTGGCTGCGCGACTATCGCTTCGACGGGCTGCGCTTCGACGCGGTCAACACCATCGTCGAAGCCGGCGAAATCTCCATCCTGCATGACTTCAGCAAGGCTGCCGGCAAGCTCGCCACGGAGACCGGCCGGCACATCAACCTCGTGCTCGAGAACGGCGACAACATTGCAAGCCTGCTCGATGCCGCCGAGGATCCGCCGCACGGC of the Bradyrhizobium quebecense genome contains:
- the treZ gene encoding malto-oligosyltrehalose trehalohydrolase, translating into MSAQHFGPEPTADGTRFRLWAPAAKRVDLLLDKPHTQSRDAHSLTRDAAGWYIAEIAGARAGTRYKFRIDNDVDVPDPASAFQPDDVSGPSDVIDHSAFKWRATEWRGRPWHEAVILEAHVGSFTPEGTYRAMIDKLDHLVATGITALELMPLADFAGKRNWGYDGVLWYAPDSAYGRPEDLKTLIDEAHLRGLMVMLDVVYNHFGPEGNYLGRYAPSFFSDAHTPWGSAIDYRVPEVRAFAIGSVVNWLRDYRFDGLRFDAVNTIVEAGEISILHDFSKAAGKLATETGRHINLVLENGDNIASLLDAAEDPPHGKFRGQWNDDYHHAWHVLLTGESQGYYGDYRTPKQDLARALSSGYIYQGEVSEFWGGKARGEPSGALSPTCFINFLQNHDQIGNRPLGDRLESIAKPAAIEAALAVTLIAPTTPMLFMGEEWGATTPFPFFCDFKGDLANAVRAGRRKEFAWAYAKYGDDIPDPLAEETVQSAVLDWAALGHDPARARLALVRDLLAVRRREITPRLIGARFGGDRVTGDFLTAHWRMGDGRTLWLEANLSDREISGAAEPKGTAIWGGALSSDLPGWAVRWHIG
- the glgX gene encoding glycogen debranching protein GlgX, which encodes MRLTGGTSARLGASWDGRGTNFALFSANAEKVELCLFDGQGRRELERIEMPERTEDVWHCYLNDVSPGQLYGYRVYGPYAPERGHRFNANKLLLDPYAKRLAGRLVWSDAHFGYRTGSAREDLSFDRRDNARGMPKAVVVDETFNWGRREIRPQVPWQDTIIYEAHVKGLTQKREDVPPNLRGTYGGLSSPAMIDHLKRLGVTTIELLPIHGLIDDRVLVEKKLSNYWGYNTIAFFAPEARYAQDNALDSFRTTVARLHDAGIEVLLDVVYNHTAEGNHMGPTLCFRGIDNASYYWLNRENPRFYDDFTGCGSSVNLTHPRVLQMVMDSLRYWVEVCHVDGFRFDLATTLARGPNGFDRNHPFLTAIRQDPVLATAKMVAEPWDLGLGGYQVGAFPSQWSEWNDRYRSAMRRYWSGEGSLIGDISGRMTASSDLFHHDNRATRASVNHITVHDGFTLADLFSYNEKHNEANGEDNRDGSNDNHSNNCGHEGPTDDPAIIALRRQLRKNALACLLLAQGTPLILAGDEVANTQAGNNNAYCQDNETGWIGWENLGTDDDAVAFIGHLTALRQRFGQIRCQSWLDGRRADGSYGVIWLTPAAEEMKESDWKFPESRFLAYVLGPMEQGQAPIFVVLNAAPQEIVFRMPRIAEYRSWQQVLNTTKAEQTAEQFAAGADTTAPPRSVLAFAGSA